In Candidatus Contubernalis alkalaceticus, the following proteins share a genomic window:
- a CDS encoding sensor domain-containing diguanylate cyclase — MEQVTWTIEDLNDLKELLASEEICTRSAWAKTILVQVYTARNEAVWLQAAAQEIQKALPAAVVVGATTVGEIANGCSLSGGTVVGFSFFRSSQVNFIALSCKSGQEQNVGRCLTSKIEALGVTVKGLLLLATPLSINVHALLQGLAESSPTFPVFGAGAADYASMKTSLVSCGSTSFSRGVVAVVFSGPELHVDPIVSLGWKPLSKEMTITDTDGMLVKTIDGKPAFEVYQYYLGISNDDTFSLSALEFPFLLHRNEDYLARIPISVEEYGAIRFVADINIGEKVRLGYGNPEMIIGESKRIKNYMHSFAPDAIFLYSCGCRRFLLQEEVELETLPFEEIAPTIGFYTYGEFYGTDNNLLLLNAALVVVGLREGPSRHKNRLAESAEASSDPTDPYAYKHIKIITRLLHFIETVTEELEHSNRELALLSVTDKLTQLYNRLKLDQILTREVSRANRYGSKLSIVLCDIDYFKSVNDVHGHQVGDEVLVAFANVLKDNLRDSDILGRWGGEEFLIILPENSIIEAKMLVEKLRWTISNHLFPVVGHMTCSFGITTHHLEDTESSILGRADEALYKAKQSGRNRVGVKPPVTVSEW, encoded by the coding sequence ATGGAACAAGTGACATGGACCATTGAAGATCTCAATGATTTAAAGGAATTGCTGGCATCTGAGGAGATTTGCACTCGCTCAGCCTGGGCCAAGACGATTCTGGTTCAGGTCTATACCGCCCGGAACGAAGCGGTATGGCTTCAGGCTGCTGCCCAGGAAATCCAAAAAGCACTGCCTGCAGCTGTGGTGGTGGGGGCAACAACAGTGGGAGAAATTGCTAACGGATGTTCGCTGTCTGGGGGAACTGTCGTTGGATTTTCCTTTTTTCGGTCATCCCAAGTGAACTTCATTGCTTTGTCATGCAAGTCTGGCCAGGAACAGAATGTGGGCCGCTGCCTTACCAGCAAGATTGAGGCCTTGGGCGTTACCGTCAAGGGCTTATTGCTGCTGGCTACTCCGCTCAGCATAAATGTCCATGCCCTCCTGCAGGGATTGGCGGAGTCGTCTCCGACGTTTCCGGTATTTGGTGCGGGTGCGGCAGACTATGCTTCCATGAAAACTTCCCTTGTTTCTTGTGGTTCAACTTCCTTTTCTAGGGGAGTAGTTGCCGTGGTGTTTTCCGGACCGGAGCTACATGTGGACCCAATAGTCTCTCTTGGTTGGAAACCCTTAAGCAAGGAGATGACCATTACAGATACAGATGGCATGCTGGTCAAAACTATTGATGGCAAGCCTGCCTTCGAAGTTTATCAATACTATCTCGGTATTTCTAACGACGATACATTTTCCTTAAGTGCCTTGGAGTTTCCTTTCCTTTTGCATCGCAACGAAGACTATTTAGCGCGCATACCGATTTCGGTGGAAGAATATGGGGCTATACGGTTTGTTGCGGATATCAACATTGGGGAAAAGGTCCGTCTGGGGTATGGTAATCCGGAAATGATTATCGGTGAATCCAAGCGAATCAAGAATTACATGCATAGTTTTGCACCGGACGCAATTTTTCTTTATTCCTGTGGATGCCGTCGCTTTCTGCTGCAGGAGGAGGTAGAGCTTGAGACTCTTCCCTTTGAAGAAATTGCTCCAACAATTGGATTTTATACCTATGGGGAATTCTACGGTACAGATAATAACTTGCTTCTGCTAAACGCGGCCTTGGTGGTAGTGGGCTTACGGGAGGGTCCGTCGCGCCATAAAAACCGATTAGCTGAATCAGCAGAGGCCTCTTCTGACCCAACTGACCCTTATGCGTACAAGCACATTAAGATTATTACGCGGCTGCTTCACTTTATTGAGACTGTGACAGAGGAACTGGAGCACTCCAATCGTGAATTGGCTCTTCTTTCGGTAACGGACAAACTGACCCAGCTTTACAACCGGTTAAAACTGGATCAAATACTAACCAGGGAAGTTTCCCGTGCCAATCGATATGGTTCAAAACTCTCCATAGTTCTCTGTGATATTGATTACTTTAAATCTGTCAACGATGTCCATGGCCATCAGGTGGGGGATGAGGTTCTCGTAGCTTTTGCCAACGTCCTGAAAGACAATCTGCGGGATTCTGATATTCTGGGGAGATGGGGCGGGGAGGAGTTTCTGATTATTTTGCCCGAAAATAGTATTATTGAAGCAAAGATGCTGGTGGAAAAGCTCCGCTGGACTATCTCTAACCACTTATTTCCAGTGGTTGGCCATATGACCTGCAGCTTTGGCATCACTACCCACCATCTTGAGGATACTGAATCCAGTATATTGGGCCGCGCCGACGAAGCTCTTTATAAAGCAAAACAGAGTGGCCGTAACAGAGTTGGGGTAAAACCACCTGTAACAGTATCAGAATGGTGA
- a CDS encoding TetR/AcrR family transcriptional regulator, whose amino-acid sequence MLNAAYKEFAEQGYKQASTNRIVKDAGIGKGMLFYYFKSKEELFHYLIDYGINFVIDKYLNQLDESEPDFIERYKQAAQVKMKALNENSFIFSFFGSLYVNEEVELPDGLTARLFEVRKLADSKRLNNLDMSLFRDDVAPDLTCKLIQWSLEGYERELIVRLKGQKLTSIDYDPYWEEFYDYLAVLKKIFYKLEV is encoded by the coding sequence ATTTTAAACGCTGCATATAAAGAATTTGCTGAGCAGGGTTATAAACAGGCTTCAACAAATCGAATTGTAAAGGATGCTGGTATTGGCAAAGGAATGCTTTTTTACTATTTTAAAAGTAAAGAAGAGCTTTTTCATTATTTAATTGATTATGGCATAAATTTTGTTATCGATAAGTATTTAAATCAATTAGATGAAAGTGAACCAGACTTTATTGAAAGATATAAACAGGCAGCTCAAGTAAAAATGAAAGCATTAAATGAGAATTCTTTTATTTTTAGTTTTTTTGGGTCACTTTATGTGAATGAAGAGGTAGAATTACCTGACGGATTGACAGCCCGACTTTTTGAGGTAAGAAAGCTGGCCGACTCGAAACGTTTGAATAATCTTGATATGTCTTTATTTAGAGATGATGTGGCTCCAGATTTGACATGTAAGCTGATTCAATGGTCATTGGAAGGCTACGAAAGGGAGCTCATTGTTCGCCTCAAGGGTCAGAAACTAACTTCAATTGACTATGATCCTTACTGGGAGGAGTTTTATGACTATCTGGCCGTATTGAAGAAGATATTTTATAAATTGGAGGTTTAA
- a CDS encoding ABC transporter permease gives MLKKLTFNAGRYARFILRRDRIGIPVWLISITLLTILIAFAYTELVPTAQDRLVMAETMRNPAVTAMFGPGYGLDNYTFGAIMGHQMMLFTALVVAIMSILLVARHTRGDEESGRIEMIRSLPVGRLSNLAASALVMLGTNVLLALIVGFGLYGSGIETLDLQGSLLYGAALGAAGFIFAAVTALFAQLSDSSRGTMGYSFAFLGFAYLIRGIGDVGNETLSWLSPLGWITRSEVYVNNIWWPVLLTIAAAFAVLAVAFYLNSIRDLEAGFIPTKPGRKTASAFLKSPLGLAMRLQLTVFIAWAVGMFVLGASYGSVLGDLESYFESMELIKEMLIFAEGFSLTEQFLPMLMAVISMVGAIPVLIIILRLKGEENKNRTEHLLARAVSRTKLMSGYLAISFVAGFVMLFLAVTGMWSAGAAVMEDPVSFGMIFNAGMIYLPAIWVMIGIAVFLIGFLPKRTGLTWLYLGYSFFVVYMGGLLQIPEWLAVVSPFGNIPKLPVEEMDLTKVIGLTILAIVLTLIGFLGYNKRDIEG, from the coding sequence ATGCTAAAAAAACTAACCTTTAATGCGGGGAGATATGCCCGTTTCATATTACGCCGGGACCGTATTGGCATTCCCGTTTGGTTAATTTCTATTACTTTGCTTACTATACTTATTGCATTTGCCTATACAGAGCTGGTTCCAACGGCACAGGATCGACTTGTGATGGCTGAAACCATGAGAAATCCCGCCGTTACCGCAATGTTTGGGCCAGGGTATGGATTGGATAACTATACCTTTGGAGCGATTATGGGACATCAAATGATGTTGTTCACTGCTTTAGTTGTGGCAATTATGAGCATTTTACTTGTTGCCCGTCATACCCGGGGAGATGAAGAAAGCGGCCGAATTGAAATGATTCGTTCTCTCCCGGTGGGGCGGCTTTCCAATTTAGCTGCCTCGGCCCTGGTAATGTTGGGAACCAATGTGCTGTTAGCATTAATTGTTGGTTTTGGCCTGTATGGGTCAGGTATTGAAACTTTAGACTTACAGGGTTCCCTGCTATACGGAGCTGCACTGGGGGCAGCAGGATTTATTTTTGCTGCTGTAACAGCTTTGTTTGCACAGCTTTCCGACAGTTCCCGGGGTACCATGGGATATTCTTTTGCTTTTTTGGGCTTTGCCTATCTAATTCGGGGGATTGGTGATGTGGGTAATGAAACCCTCTCCTGGTTATCACCTCTTGGCTGGATTACACGCTCTGAAGTTTATGTAAATAATATTTGGTGGCCAGTATTACTGACCATAGCAGCCGCTTTTGCTGTTCTGGCTGTGGCCTTTTACTTAAACTCTATCCGTGACCTGGAAGCCGGATTTATACCGACAAAGCCGGGCAGAAAAACCGCTTCAGCCTTTCTAAAAAGTCCCCTTGGCCTTGCAATGAGACTTCAGCTTACAGTGTTTATTGCCTGGGCGGTGGGCATGTTTGTTTTAGGTGCATCTTATGGATCGGTATTGGGTGATCTGGAATCTTATTTCGAAAGTATGGAACTGATAAAAGAGATGTTAATATTTGCGGAAGGATTTTCATTAACGGAACAATTTTTGCCCATGTTGATGGCGGTTATTTCCATGGTTGGCGCGATTCCAGTTTTGATCATAATTCTTCGGCTTAAAGGAGAGGAAAATAAGAATCGCACGGAACATTTACTGGCGAGAGCTGTGTCCAGAACAAAATTAATGAGCGGCTATTTAGCAATTTCTTTTGTGGCCGGTTTTGTTATGCTGTTTCTTGCTGTAACAGGTATGTGGTCTGCTGGGGCAGCAGTAATGGAGGATCCTGTTTCTTTTGGCATGATATTTAATGCGGGCATGATCTATTTGCCAGCCATTTGGGTAATGATTGGAATCGCGGTATTTCTAATTGGTTTTTTGCCCAAAAGAACAGGCTTAACATGGCTGTATTTAGGCTATTCATTTTTTGTGGTATATATGGGTGGGTTACTTCAAATTCCAGAATGGTTGGCAGTGGTATCACCTTTCGGTAATATCCCGAAATTGCCAGTGGAAGAAATGGATTTAACCAAAGTTATCGGTTTAACTATTCTGGCTATAGTCTTAACATTGATTGGATTTTTAGGATACAATAAGCGGGATATAGAAGGATAG
- a CDS encoding MFS transporter, with protein MKTDSTIKVGILSLSNYITVLVNTILFPVFPAMARDLNINLTDLAILVGIVSFPAAIINLFGGVLSDRFGRKLVMVVSLFLYGLGGLLAGLAVIFTANPYSLILVGRFLQGVGSATPMFLSVALVGDIFRSIERSKAVGFLETANGLGKVSSPVIGGAIGLLSWRAIFFVYPLIAIPVAVATWIYIKEPKQGREVDWKKHKEAFLLFKNRSRILSLLAAFMVIFILIGTMFWMSDFLGTKLHINKLLRGVIIALPAVAMMLTTLMAGFISERIHPRMIMSVGMLLLAGSTIILGYVFNTLLFWPLIVLIGIGAGITLPAIDTVSTSVESKDIRGLTTTIYGSARSLGAALSTITFSFLLHYGSRLTFVSIGAVGLVVTVTFYLLFIEKDILPEELMPEDAAPEQG; from the coding sequence TTGAAAACTGACAGTACAATAAAAGTAGGTATTTTGAGTTTATCTAATTATATTACCGTGCTGGTCAATACAATATTGTTTCCTGTTTTTCCTGCCATGGCCAGAGACCTAAATATAAACTTGACGGATCTGGCTATATTGGTGGGGATTGTTTCTTTTCCCGCTGCGATTATCAACCTGTTTGGAGGGGTTTTATCAGATCGGTTTGGCCGAAAGTTAGTGATGGTGGTATCTTTATTCCTTTATGGCTTAGGTGGTCTGCTGGCAGGGTTGGCTGTCATTTTTACAGCAAACCCTTATTCACTTATTCTGGTGGGAAGGTTTCTGCAGGGGGTAGGCTCAGCGACACCTATGTTTTTGAGTGTGGCGTTAGTGGGTGATATTTTTCGCAGCATTGAGAGAAGCAAAGCGGTGGGGTTTTTAGAAACAGCCAACGGTCTGGGGAAAGTTTCAAGTCCGGTCATTGGAGGAGCCATCGGATTGCTTTCCTGGAGAGCTATTTTTTTTGTTTATCCCTTAATAGCAATACCGGTGGCCGTGGCAACCTGGATATACATCAAAGAGCCAAAACAGGGCCGGGAAGTGGATTGGAAAAAACATAAAGAAGCCTTTCTGCTATTTAAAAATAGATCCCGTATACTAAGTTTATTGGCTGCATTTATGGTTATATTTATTCTTATTGGCACCATGTTCTGGATGAGTGATTTTCTGGGTACAAAGCTGCACATTAACAAATTGCTGCGGGGTGTAATCATTGCTCTGCCTGCTGTGGCCATGATGTTAACCACTTTAATGGCAGGATTCATTTCCGAAAGGATTCACCCTCGAATGATTATGTCCGTGGGTATGTTGTTGTTGGCTGGAAGTACAATTATTTTAGGTTATGTCTTTAACACGCTTTTATTTTGGCCGCTTATTGTGCTCATCGGTATAGGGGCAGGCATTACCCTGCCAGCCATTGATACTGTAAGTACCTCTGTTGAGTCTAAGGATATCAGAGGATTAACCACAACCATTTATGGCAGTGCCAGGTCACTGGGAGCTGCTCTTTCCACCATAACATTTTCGTTTCTTTTGCATTACGGCAGCCGCCTAACCTTTGTCAGTATTGGAGCCGTGGGCCTGGTGGTGACGGTAACCTTTTATTTGTTATTTATAGAAAAAGATATTTTGCCGGAGGAATTGATGCCTGAAGATGCTGCACCGGAACAGGGCTAA
- a CDS encoding REP-associated tyrosine transposase has product MARTAREKSETGIYHIMLRGIDKRNIFLKDSDYEKFTEYIKKAKEKTAFTVFAYCLMPNHVHMLLKVETEEVGDVVRRITVGYAQYHNIKNGRTGHLFQNRFKSEPVNTDEYFLVVLRYIHQNPIKAGLVEKIEDYKWSSYNAYINKDTLINTTFALNYFKGIQGFIAFTLEETEDQCLKYNPKKRYTDEELEETISLLVDKSLLHTLDIASRNNILKSIKETTGASNRQLSRILKIGRGILDKI; this is encoded by the coding sequence ATGGCTAGAACAGCAAGAGAAAAAAGTGAAACAGGGATATATCATATTATGCTCAGAGGGATAGATAAAAGGAATATTTTTTTAAAAGACTCAGACTATGAAAAATTTACCGAGTATATTAAGAAAGCAAAGGAAAAGACAGCATTTACAGTATTTGCATATTGTTTAATGCCAAATCATGTACATATGTTACTCAAGGTAGAAACAGAAGAGGTAGGCGATGTAGTTCGTAGAATAACTGTGGGATATGCACAATACCATAATATAAAAAATGGCAGAACAGGACATCTTTTTCAAAATCGATTTAAAAGTGAACCAGTAAATACAGACGAATATTTTCTTGTAGTATTGCGATATATTCATCAGAATCCGATAAAAGCAGGTTTGGTAGAAAAAATAGAAGACTATAAGTGGAGCAGTTATAATGCATATATCAACAAAGACACATTAATTAATACTACATTTGCATTAAACTATTTCAAGGGTATACAAGGTTTTATAGCTTTTACGTTAGAAGAAACAGAGGATCAATGTTTAAAGTACAATCCAAAAAAAAGATATACTGATGAAGAATTAGAAGAAACAATATCTTTATTAGTCGATAAATCTTTATTGCATACTTTAGATATAGCCTCTAGAAATAACATACTTAAAAGCATAAAAGAAACTACTGGAGCAAGTAATAGACAATTATCAAGAATACTAAAAATAGGAAGAGGCATACTAGACAAAATTTAA
- a CDS encoding YajQ family cyclic di-GMP-binding protein — MAKDESFDVVSKIDMQEVDNAVNQTTKEIQQRYDFKNSKSTVSVEDETIKIISDSENKLRSVIDVLQTKMIRRKVPIRNLDYGKVEDASGGLVRQFIRLKQGIESETARKMVKDIKGLKLKVQVQIMDDQLRVSGKKRDDLQAVIVFLKEQNYQLDLQFINYR, encoded by the coding sequence ATGGCTAAAGATGAATCTTTTGATGTAGTTTCTAAGATAGACATGCAGGAAGTTGATAACGCTGTTAACCAGACTACGAAGGAAATTCAACAGAGGTATGACTTCAAAAATAGCAAATCCACCGTAAGTGTTGAAGATGAAACCATCAAAATTATCTCTGACAGTGAAAATAAACTAAGAAGTGTTATTGACGTTCTTCAGACCAAAATGATCCGTCGAAAGGTACCCATTAGAAACCTGGATTATGGTAAGGTGGAAGATGCCAGCGGGGGCCTTGTTCGCCAGTTTATAAGGCTTAAACAGGGCATTGAATCAGAGACGGCAAGAAAAATGGTTAAAGATATTAAGGGCTTAAAGCTGAAGGTTCAGGTGCAAATTATGGACGATCAGCTTCGTGTATCTGGGAAAAAAAGGGATGACCTGCAGGCAGTGATTGTTTTTTTAAAAGAACAAAATTATCAGTTAGATCTGCAATTTATTAATTATCGATAA
- a CDS encoding PAS domain-containing hybrid sensor histidine kinase/response regulator produces MLAQNKFFKDELCTDGEYYRNFYEEAPICFQSTDENRCITQVNSMWLKTYGYKYNEVYGECLDDFVDIGSVKDLSEFYKTLSGTEDVVTGVLKVVKKDDSKILANITAKGIKDEKGNLITVHYTFINAPEEKLLKQTPQKMQRELLQQVVEFAPTAIIIYVQGVIIFGNLAAAKLLSLESMDELIGRDFLDFVHPEYRQNYINDIAGGRCSEFIEEKYVCTDGRVIEVETVLVPFNYEGNTAIYAVIRDNTERKKMAEELKKASKLEGISLFAGKISHDFNNILAIILGNVSLSKISEKQSSKMYQRLDDIEQAVYRAKDLTNRLQTFAKGGEPIRKVTCISKVINKVISSISTDHGVEFIYSFSKGLFLTKVDEGQMGQVFEHLIENAYQAMPEGGKIFISAENIVIDKDSVTPAPLPQGKHVKITIKDQGIGIPEDIKNKIFDPFFTTKQNGTGLGLSICFSILRQHDGLISMKSEEGLGTTFFMFLPALEGDPGVLMKKEEKLIQGEGKVLVMDDEDSIREIAGEMLRYLGYRPGFARDGREAIRKYKEAKLSKNPFDVVIMDLTIPCGMGGEKAIKKLRSLDPDVKAIVSSGYYNDPVISNYIEYGFDGMVSKPYKMEALSKELEKVLSKKYSVRDDFI; encoded by the coding sequence TTGTTAGCACAAAATAAGTTTTTTAAGGATGAACTATGTACAGATGGAGAATATTATAGGAATTTTTATGAAGAGGCACCTATATGTTTTCAATCAACCGACGAAAATCGGTGTATTACTCAGGTAAATTCTATGTGGTTAAAAACATATGGTTACAAATATAATGAAGTGTATGGGGAATGTTTGGATGATTTTGTTGATATTGGCTCTGTAAAAGACCTAAGTGAATTTTATAAGACTCTATCAGGTACTGAGGATGTTGTTACCGGCGTTCTTAAGGTGGTTAAAAAAGACGATTCAAAAATTCTGGCCAACATTACTGCCAAAGGGATAAAAGATGAAAAAGGCAATTTAATTACGGTTCACTATACATTTATTAATGCTCCAGAAGAAAAGTTGTTGAAGCAAACACCACAGAAGATGCAAAGGGAACTTCTTCAGCAGGTTGTTGAGTTTGCTCCTACTGCTATTATTATTTATGTTCAAGGAGTAATTATTTTTGGCAACCTGGCAGCGGCTAAGCTGTTGAGCCTTGAAAGTATGGATGAATTGATTGGTAGGGATTTTTTAGATTTTGTCCATCCAGAATATCGGCAAAATTACATCAATGACATTGCTGGGGGACGGTGCAGTGAATTTATTGAAGAAAAGTACGTTTGTACAGATGGGCGGGTTATAGAGGTGGAAACCGTTTTAGTTCCCTTTAATTATGAAGGGAATACTGCCATATATGCGGTGATTCGGGACAATACAGAGCGAAAAAAGATGGCTGAAGAACTTAAAAAGGCCAGTAAACTGGAGGGGATAAGTCTATTTGCCGGCAAGATTTCCCATGATTTTAATAATATATTAGCAATAATATTGGGAAACGTTTCCCTCTCAAAGATAAGTGAAAAACAGAGCAGTAAAATGTACCAAAGACTAGATGATATTGAGCAGGCAGTCTACAGGGCTAAAGATTTAACTAATCGACTTCAAACTTTTGCTAAGGGAGGAGAGCCCATAAGAAAAGTGACCTGCATATCTAAAGTTATTAATAAGGTAATCTCTTCAATCTCTACAGATCACGGTGTGGAATTTATTTATTCTTTTTCAAAGGGGCTTTTTCTAACAAAGGTGGACGAAGGACAGATGGGTCAGGTGTTTGAACACTTAATTGAGAATGCTTATCAAGCTATGCCTGAAGGGGGCAAGATTTTTATTAGCGCAGAAAATATTGTCATTGACAAGGACAGTGTGACACCGGCTCCTCTACCCCAGGGAAAGCACGTAAAAATAACTATTAAAGACCAGGGGATAGGAATTCCGGAAGATATTAAGAACAAAATATTTGATCCCTTTTTTACTACCAAGCAGAATGGAACCGGACTTGGCCTATCCATATGTTTTTCTATATTGAGGCAGCACGATGGTTTAATAAGCATGAAGTCTGAAGAAGGTTTGGGGACAACATTTTTTATGTTTCTTCCTGCTTTGGAGGGTGATCCTGGAGTATTAATGAAAAAAGAAGAAAAGCTCATTCAAGGGGAAGGTAAAGTTTTAGTAATGGATGATGAAGATTCAATTAGGGAGATAGCGGGAGAAATGTTAAGATATTTAGGATATCGGCCAGGCTTTGCTCGGGATGGAAGGGAAGCAATTAGAAAATATAAGGAGGCAAAGCTTTCTAAAAATCCCTTTGATGTGGTAATTATGGATTTAACGATTCCATGCGGTATGGGGGGCGAAAAAGCTATTAAAAAATTACGCAGCTTAGATCCTGATGTTAAAGCCATTGTTTCCAGTGGATATTATAATGACCCGGTCATTTCTAATTATATTGAGTATGGATTTGACGGCATGGTTTCTAAACCTTATAAAATGGAGGCACTATCTAAAGAGCTGGAAAAAGTATTAAGCAAAAAGTACAGCGTAAGAGATGATTTTATTTAA
- a CDS encoding ABC transporter ATP-binding protein produces the protein MTVLKITNLTKTFGKLTALDKVNLEVNQGEVYGFIGPNGAGKTTAIRVMLGILKATEGQVAIFGRDAWQDAVEIHKRIAYVPGEVNLWSNLTGGEVIDLFVKLRGSSNKSRREELISKFHLDPAKKCGTYSKGNRQKVALVAAFASDADLYILDEPSSGLDPLMEKVFQECVMEVKNKGKSVFLSSHILSEVDRLCDKVSIIRQGQIIESGTLSEMRHLTRTGVLVETKHTIDSLSAVKGVHDIKEKDQALSFQVDTEELGNVIKFISQFQILRLESAPPTLEDLFMLHYEGAGGAK, from the coding sequence ATGACAGTTTTAAAAATAACTAACCTTACGAAGACGTTTGGCAAATTAACTGCCCTTGATAAAGTTAACCTTGAAGTGAACCAAGGGGAAGTGTATGGTTTTATAGGCCCTAATGGAGCGGGCAAAACTACTGCGATTCGAGTAATGTTGGGTATCTTAAAAGCAACCGAGGGTCAGGTAGCAATATTTGGCAGGGATGCGTGGCAGGATGCAGTTGAAATTCATAAGCGGATAGCATATGTCCCCGGAGAGGTAAACTTGTGGTCTAATCTCACCGGTGGTGAGGTTATCGATTTATTTGTGAAGCTTAGGGGTTCCAGTAACAAAAGCCGTCGGGAGGAACTCATTTCAAAGTTCCATTTGGACCCGGCAAAAAAATGTGGAACCTATTCAAAGGGCAACAGGCAAAAAGTTGCGTTGGTTGCTGCTTTTGCATCGGATGCAGATCTCTATATTTTAGATGAACCATCATCGGGCCTTGATCCCTTGATGGAAAAAGTGTTTCAGGAATGTGTCATGGAGGTTAAAAATAAAGGGAAAAGTGTCTTTCTTTCCAGTCATATATTGTCTGAAGTGGACAGATTATGTGACAAGGTCAGCATTATTCGCCAGGGTCAAATTATTGAATCAGGCACGTTATCAGAGATGCGTCATTTAACCAGAACGGGTGTGCTTGTTGAAACAAAACATACAATAGATTCTTTAAGTGCAGTAAAAGGGGTTCATGATATTAAAGAGAAGGATCAAGCCCTTTCGTTCCAGGTTGATACTGAAGAATTGGGCAATGTTATTAAGTTTATAAGTCAATTTCAAATTTTAAGATTAGAAAGTGCTCCACCTACATTAGAGGATTTATTTATGCTTCACTATGAGGGAGCTGGAGGTGCCAAATAA
- the tadA gene encoding tRNA adenosine(34) deaminase TadA: MLHEYFMRAALEEAQNAFEKGEVPIGAVLVKDGQVIVRAHNLKEERRDPTAHAEILVIQKASQIFNSWRLAGTTLYVTIEPCPMCAGALIQARVGKLVFGARDVKAGVCGSLYNLVQDNRFNHCLEIEEGILKDSCAEIMQRFFKERRK, translated from the coding sequence ATGCTCCATGAATATTTTATGAGGGCAGCTCTGGAAGAAGCCCAAAATGCTTTTGAAAAGGGAGAGGTACCTATTGGTGCGGTTTTGGTGAAAGATGGCCAGGTTATTGTTAGGGCTCACAATCTGAAAGAAGAAAGAAGAGACCCTACAGCCCATGCAGAAATCCTGGTTATTCAAAAGGCCTCTCAGATTTTTAACTCCTGGAGACTGGCCGGGACGACACTCTATGTTACCATAGAGCCCTGTCCTATGTGTGCCGGTGCTTTGATTCAGGCCCGGGTGGGAAAGCTGGTTTTTGGTGCAAGGGATGTCAAAGCCGGGGTTTGTGGTTCCCTTTATAATCTGGTGCAGGATAACCGTTTTAACCACTGCCTGGAAATAGAAGAAGGAATTCTAAAAGATTCCTGTGCTGAAATTATGCAGCGGTTTTTTAAAGAGCGGAGAAAATAG